The Setaria italica strain Yugu1 chromosome IX, Setaria_italica_v2.0, whole genome shotgun sequence genome has a window encoding:
- the LOC101785361 gene encoding uncharacterized protein LOC101785361, producing the protein MLRVSEDGDRRRTAHAAGYGDLGRTLLDLQAAADQIFDAVTKRTAEEREKLSGISTRIKAAKAKIKALSQSEEPLTIVSPACHPSSSTKLEDFRPLFHDKYGSPIANIAVNGGFNREYGLEGTLELFQFFSEENCDYPSKAADRYPKTKDATYLENILEAANHQAPQKHLASDTKSEELPPPPPSLLPKHLRSQRSDGVRVESDVNPSST; encoded by the exons aTGCTGCGGGTGTCGGAGGACGGGGACAGACGTCGTACGGCCCACGCCGCCGGCTATGGCGACCTCGGCCGCACCCTCCTCGACCTGCAGGCCGCTGCCGACCAGATCTTCGATGCCGTCACCAAGCGA ACCGCTGAGGAGCGCGAGAAGCTGTCGGGCATTTCCACGCGAATCAAAGCTGCCAAG GCTAAGATCAAAGCATTATCCCAGTCAGAGGAGCCACTCACTATTGTTTCACCAGCCTGCCATCCTTCAAGTTCTACTAAACTAGAAGACTTCAGACCACTGTTTCACGACAAATATGGGTCACCGATAGCAAATATTGCTGTAAatggaggattcaacaga GAATATGGGCTAGAAGGCACCCTTGAGCTCTTCCAGTTTTTCTCTGAGGAGAACTGTGATTATCCTTCAAAA GCTGCAGATAGGTATCCCAAAACGAAAGATGCCACATATTTGGAGAATATTTTAGAGGCAGCAAA CCATCAAGCTCCGCAGAAGCATTTGGCATCTGACACCAAGAGTGAAGAactgccacctccaccaccaagTCTACTACCCAAACACCTT CGGTCTCAGAGATCAGATGGTGTTAGAGTGGAATCAGATGTGAATCCATCCAGTACATAA
- the LOC101785764 gene encoding binding partner of ACD11 1 isoform X2: protein MEMRTVKVSNLSLNAVKREITEFFSFSGDIEYVEMQSESEWSQLAYVTFKDSQGADTAVLLSGATIVDRAVIITPAENYQLPPEAHKQLSGASPTTESTVRKAEDVVSSMLAKGFVLSKDALNLAKSFDERHNILSNATATVASIDRQYGLSEKINLGRAIVGSKVKEVDERYQVSELTKSALAAAEQKASIAGSAILSNQYVSAGASWLTSAFGMVTKAAGDMTSMAKDKVERAEEERKAIMWEERNGLVSEYAKMHLDEPSSWEPAVLPLESVDEQKLQAV from the exons ATGGAG ATGCGAACAGTAAAAGTTAGCAACCTTTCGTTAAATGCTGTgaaaagagagataacagaGTTCTTTAGTTTCTCCGGGGATATAGAATATGTTGAAATGCAAAG TGAATCCGAATGGTCACAGCTTGCTTATGTCACATTTAAAGACTCACAGGGAGCAGACACTGCTGTTCTTCTCTCG GGGGCAACAATTGTTGATCGTGCTGTCATCATAACTCCAGCTGAGAACTATCAGCTGCCTCCTGAAGCGCACAAACAATTATCG GGAGCAAGCCCCACTACTGAATCTACAGTCAGGAAGGCAGAAGATGTTGTCAGCAGCATGTTGGCCAAGGGCTTTGTCCTCAGCAAGGATGCTCTCAACTTAGCAAAATCCTTTGACGAGCGTCACAATATCCTGTCCAATGCTACTGCTACGGTCGCATCTATAGACCGCCAGTATGGCCTGAGTGAAAAGATCAATCTGGGCCGAGCCATTGTTGGCAGCAAGGTCAAGGAGGTGGATGAACGGTACCAGGTCTCAGAACTCACTAAATCTGCTTTGGCTGCTGCTGAGCAGAAAGCCAGCATTGCAGGCTCTGCCATCTTGAGTAACCAATATGTCTCAGCTGGTGCCTCCTGGTTAACCAGCGCATTTGGTATGGTAACTAAGGCGGCAGGTGACATGACCTCGATGGCGAAAGACAAGGTAGAGAGGGCTGAGGAGGAGAGGAAAGCCATCATGTGGGAGGAGAGGAACGGGCTGGTGAGCGAGTATGCAAAGATGCACCTTGATGAGCCCTCGTCATGGGAACCTGCAGTTCTTCCTTTGGAATCAGTGGATGAGCAGAAGCTCCAGGCTGTGTGA
- the LOC101785764 gene encoding binding partner of ACD11 1 isoform X1, with product MEAHLPPIRGSPTPNACGSLLLEVTLLMRTVKVSNLSLNAVKREITEFFSFSGDIEYVEMQSESEWSQLAYVTFKDSQGADTAVLLSGATIVDRAVIITPAENYQLPPEAHKQLSGASPTTESTVRKAEDVVSSMLAKGFVLSKDALNLAKSFDERHNILSNATATVASIDRQYGLSEKINLGRAIVGSKVKEVDERYQVSELTKSALAAAEQKASIAGSAILSNQYVSAGASWLTSAFGMVTKAAGDMTSMAKDKVERAEEERKAIMWEERNGLVSEYAKMHLDEPSSWEPAVLPLESVDEQKLQAV from the exons ATGGAG GCTCATCTCCCTCCAATCAGAGGCTCACCAACACCAAACGCCTGCGGTTCTCTACTATTAGAAGTTACTCTACTG ATGCGAACAGTAAAAGTTAGCAACCTTTCGTTAAATGCTGTgaaaagagagataacagaGTTCTTTAGTTTCTCCGGGGATATAGAATATGTTGAAATGCAAAG TGAATCCGAATGGTCACAGCTTGCTTATGTCACATTTAAAGACTCACAGGGAGCAGACACTGCTGTTCTTCTCTCG GGGGCAACAATTGTTGATCGTGCTGTCATCATAACTCCAGCTGAGAACTATCAGCTGCCTCCTGAAGCGCACAAACAATTATCG GGAGCAAGCCCCACTACTGAATCTACAGTCAGGAAGGCAGAAGATGTTGTCAGCAGCATGTTGGCCAAGGGCTTTGTCCTCAGCAAGGATGCTCTCAACTTAGCAAAATCCTTTGACGAGCGTCACAATATCCTGTCCAATGCTACTGCTACGGTCGCATCTATAGACCGCCAGTATGGCCTGAGTGAAAAGATCAATCTGGGCCGAGCCATTGTTGGCAGCAAGGTCAAGGAGGTGGATGAACGGTACCAGGTCTCAGAACTCACTAAATCTGCTTTGGCTGCTGCTGAGCAGAAAGCCAGCATTGCAGGCTCTGCCATCTTGAGTAACCAATATGTCTCAGCTGGTGCCTCCTGGTTAACCAGCGCATTTGGTATGGTAACTAAGGCGGCAGGTGACATGACCTCGATGGCGAAAGACAAGGTAGAGAGGGCTGAGGAGGAGAGGAAAGCCATCATGTGGGAGGAGAGGAACGGGCTGGTGAGCGAGTATGCAAAGATGCACCTTGATGAGCCCTCGTCATGGGAACCTGCAGTTCTTCCTTTGGAATCAGTGGATGAGCAGAAGCTCCAGGCTGTGTGA
- the LOC101786171 gene encoding mitogen-activated protein kinase kinase 9, translating to MALTVRERRLPQLHISLDVPSCAFRHPNPPPVAAPASTSASRADCEFRLSDFERVAVLGRGNGGTVYKVAHRRTSALYALKVLHRGDPGAASEVDALRRADSSPHVVRCHSVLPAAGAGAGASGDVALLLELVDGGSLDAVVARRGAFPELALAEVAAQALAGLAHLHARRIVHRDVKPANLLVSAAGEVKIADFGIAKVLSRAGDHCAAYEGTAAYMSPERFDTERHGHADPCAADVWSLGVTILELLMGRYPLLPAGQKPSWAALMCAICFGELPSLPDGAASPELRAFVAACMQKDYTKRASVAQLLAHPFVAGRDVAASKDALRWLVAGA from the coding sequence ATGGCTCTGACTGTCAGAGAGAGGAGGCTCCCCCAGCTGCACATCTCGCTCGACGTCCCCTCGTGCGCGTTCCGGCACCCCAACCCTCCTCCGGTGGCCGCGCCGGCCTCGACGTCCGCGTCGCGGGCTGACTGCGAGTTCCGGCTCTCGGACTTCGAGAGGGTCGCCGTGCTGGGGCGCGGGAACGGGGGCACGGTGTACAAGGTCGCCCACCGCCGGACGTCGGCGCTGTACGCACTCAAGGTGCTGCACCGCGGCGACCCTGGCGCCGCGTCGGAGGTGGACGCCCTGCGCCGCGCCGACAGCTCGCCGCACGTCGTGCGGTGCCACTCCGTGctccccgcggcgggggcgggggcgggggcctCCGGCGACGTCGCGCTCCTGCTCGAACTGGTGGACGGCGGCTCGCTGGACGCCGTCGTGGCCCGGCGCGGGGCGTTCCCGGAGCTCGCGCTCGCGGAGGTCGCGGCGCAGGCGCTGGCCGGCCTGGCGCACCTCCACGCGCGCCGCATCGTCCACCGCGACGTCAAGCCGGCGAATCTCCTCGTCAGCGCTGCTGGGGAGGTCAAGATCGCCGACTTTGGGATCGCCAAGGTCCTCTCCCGCGCCGGCGACCACTGCGCCGCCTACGAGGGCACGGCGGCGTACATGAGCCCCGAGCGTTTCGACACGGAGCGCCACGGCCACGCCGACCCCTGCGCCGCCGACGTCTGGAGCCTGGGCGTGACCATCCTCGAGCTCCTCATGGGCCGGTacccgctcctccccgccgggcAGAAGCCGAGCTGGGCAGCGCTGATGTGCGCCATATGCTTCGGCGAGCTGCCTTCGCTGCCCGACGGCGCGGCGTCGCCGGAGCTCCGAGCGTTCGTGGCCGCATGCATGCAGAAGGACTACACGAAGCGAGCATCTGTGGCGCAGCTTCTTGCGCACCCGTTCGTCGCCGGAAGGGACGTCGCGGCCTCGAAAGACGCGCTCCGGTGGCTGGTCGCCGGAGCATGA